The proteins below come from a single Gemmatimonadaceae bacterium genomic window:
- a CDS encoding membrane dipeptidase: protein MTHELTRRAFARQAALGALAAPLLPRVTLAEAPSVPPSAWPGYERAMVIDMLATPGPFNVPDMYARPLTPAMVENVRRSGITAVNSTISGGGRAEEAFEQTIESMAAWHHEFVAHPDLFLQVRHVADLHQAKAERKLGVILGFQDTTAYGDRLARVETFHRLGVRIVQLTYNGPNLVADGCLVPKDAGLKPFGREIISQLNARGTLIDLSHTGWESTKQAIEASRAPVAVTHSGAAALNDVPRNKPDALLRQLAARGGVVGVYMMPFLRARGQPTGEDFLRHLGHCINVCGEDHVGIGTDLSISPLDLNPEFRALHAGFVKQRRAAGISAPGEAEDVFNYVPEFNQPRRLELVADAMAKAGHGSARIAKVIGNNWLRLLGEVWT, encoded by the coding sequence ATGACTCACGAACTCACGCGGCGGGCCTTCGCCCGTCAGGCCGCCCTCGGTGCCCTCGCCGCGCCCCTTCTCCCGCGCGTGACGCTCGCCGAGGCCCCATCCGTGCCGCCATCAGCGTGGCCAGGCTACGAGCGCGCCATGGTGATCGACATGCTCGCGACGCCGGGCCCGTTCAACGTCCCGGACATGTACGCCCGTCCGCTGACGCCGGCGATGGTCGAGAACGTCCGACGCTCCGGCATCACCGCCGTGAACTCCACCATCAGCGGCGGAGGCCGCGCCGAGGAGGCGTTCGAACAAACGATTGAGAGCATGGCGGCGTGGCACCATGAGTTCGTGGCTCATCCGGACCTGTTCCTTCAGGTACGTCACGTGGCCGACCTCCACCAGGCGAAAGCCGAGCGCAAGCTTGGCGTGATCCTTGGATTTCAGGACACCACCGCCTATGGGGATCGCCTGGCGCGTGTCGAGACCTTTCACCGGCTCGGCGTGCGTATCGTGCAGCTCACCTACAACGGCCCGAACCTCGTTGCCGACGGTTGCCTCGTGCCGAAGGATGCCGGACTCAAGCCGTTCGGGCGCGAGATCATCTCCCAGCTGAACGCTCGCGGCACCCTCATTGACCTGAGCCATACGGGGTGGGAAAGCACGAAACAGGCCATCGAGGCCTCGCGCGCGCCGGTGGCGGTGACGCATTCCGGCGCAGCCGCGCTCAACGACGTCCCGCGCAACAAGCCCGACGCGCTGCTTCGCCAACTCGCGGCCAGGGGCGGCGTCGTGGGCGTGTACATGATGCCGTTCCTGCGCGCGCGGGGACAGCCGACAGGTGAGGACTTCCTGCGCCACCTCGGCCACTGCATCAACGTGTGCGGTGAGGACCACGTCGGCATCGGCACCGATCTGTCGATCTCTCCGCTCGACCTCAACCCGGAGTTCCGCGCCCTGCACGCCGGGTTCGTCAAACAACGCCGTGCGGCGGGCATTTCCGCGCCCGGCGAGGCCGAAGACGTGTTCAACTACGTCCCGGAATTCAACCAGCCCCGCCGCCTCGAACTCGTAGCCGACGCAATGGCAAAGGCCGGCCATGGCTCGGCACGCATCGCCAAGGTGATCGGCAACAACTGGTTGCGACTGTTGGGGGAGGTCTGGACGTGA
- a CDS encoding sulfite exporter TauE/SafE family protein — protein sequence MDFARISEQMTGSPLTALPVLFLAGVLTSLTPCIYPMIPITAAIVGGGEATAGAARPRLRPLLLSLTYVVGLALVYAGLGLFAGMSGTMFGRISTNPWLYFAMANLLLFAALAMFDVIPLRLPSVVVEKAATAGSGGRFGGALVMGAMSGLVAAPCSAPVMIAVLTWVTETRSALLGFVYLFAFSLGMCTLLVVVGVSSGALSRLPRAGLWMVRVKKAFGVVMLGVAQYYLIKMGQLLI from the coding sequence ATGGACTTTGCACGGATCTCCGAACAGATGACCGGGAGCCCGCTCACCGCGCTCCCGGTGCTGTTTCTTGCCGGCGTGCTCACGAGCCTCACGCCGTGCATCTACCCGATGATTCCGATCACCGCCGCGATCGTTGGTGGCGGAGAGGCGACCGCGGGCGCCGCACGGCCGCGGCTCCGACCACTGCTGTTGTCCCTGACGTACGTCGTCGGGCTCGCGCTCGTGTACGCCGGCCTCGGACTTTTTGCCGGCATGTCCGGCACGATGTTCGGACGCATCTCCACCAACCCATGGCTCTACTTCGCCATGGCGAACCTGCTCCTGTTCGCGGCGCTGGCGATGTTCGACGTGATACCGCTGCGCCTCCCATCCGTCGTTGTGGAGAAAGCCGCAACGGCCGGGTCCGGCGGTCGGTTCGGCGGAGCCTTGGTGATGGGCGCGATGTCCGGGCTGGTCGCGGCGCCCTGCTCTGCCCCGGTCATGATCGCGGTGTTGACCTGGGTGACGGAAACCCGGAGCGCGCTCCTCGGCTTCGTCTACCTGTTCGCCTTTTCGCTCGGAATGTGCACCCTTCTCGTGGTTGTCGGGGTTTCATCGGGTGCGCTCTCGCGACTCCCACGCGCGGGTTTGTGGATGGTGCGCGTGAAGAAGGCCTTCGGTGTCGTCATGCTCGGCGTTGCGCAGTACTACCTCATCAAGATGGGTCAGCTGCTCATATGA
- a CDS encoding TlpA family protein disulfide reductase — protein MITKTLALAAVLLAAPAAARAQYAIDLPMGATAPDMKLETLDGKPANMSQWLGKKPMLIEVWATWCENCEQLAPAMMAARKKYGDRMQFLGVAVSFNQSPARVKAHMEKHGFDMLTFYDRKGEADVVYGVKATSTVIVIDKAGKVVYAGAGGTQDLEGAIRKGLGGP, from the coding sequence ATGATCACGAAAACTCTCGCCCTTGCGGCGGTGCTCCTTGCGGCCCCTGCGGCCGCCAGGGCCCAGTACGCCATCGATCTCCCGATGGGGGCCACCGCGCCGGACATGAAGCTCGAAACCCTCGATGGCAAGCCCGCGAACATGTCGCAGTGGCTCGGCAAGAAGCCGATGCTCATCGAGGTGTGGGCCACGTGGTGCGAGAACTGTGAACAGCTCGCGCCCGCCATGATGGCGGCAAGAAAGAAGTACGGCGACCGGATGCAGTTCCTCGGCGTCGCGGTGTCCTTCAACCAGTCGCCCGCGCGCGTAAAGGCGCACATGGAGAAGCACGGCTTCGACATGCTGACCTTCTACGATCGCAAGGGCGAAGCCGACGTCGTTTACGGCGTGAAGGCCACGTCCACCGTGATCGTGATCGACAAGGCCGGCAAAGTCGTCTACGCCGGGGCCGGCGGCACGCAGGATCTCGAGGGCGCGATCAGGAAGGGACTGGGCGGACCGTAG
- a CDS encoding 2'-5' RNA ligase family protein, producing MSSSIDLELSEGWRSPPGIFIIAEVDGAVGARIRAIQQAYDPKLARSLPPHVTIAGSSGVGPISAETTVAELRERLEPICASTPALELPLQAPHRFMQTDIVVLPLDPHGALRELHERIAGCGLRFGRAKFAFTPHVTLSFYRTLEPSTTRELLAQRIDEPVQITHIRCSLTNEPMPPRTLLELSLGGGDGEGARAASPTVRPVPS from the coding sequence GTGTCATCCTCCATCGACCTCGAACTGAGCGAGGGGTGGCGTTCGCCACCGGGCATCTTCATCATCGCCGAAGTCGACGGGGCGGTGGGGGCCAGGATCCGCGCGATCCAGCAGGCGTATGACCCCAAGCTGGCCCGATCGCTGCCGCCCCACGTGACCATTGCGGGGTCCTCGGGCGTCGGGCCGATCTCGGCGGAAACCACGGTCGCGGAGTTGCGCGAACGACTCGAGCCGATCTGCGCATCCACACCGGCCCTGGAGCTTCCGCTGCAGGCGCCGCATCGCTTCATGCAGACGGACATCGTGGTGTTGCCCCTGGACCCGCACGGGGCGCTGCGCGAGCTGCACGAGCGCATCGCGGGCTGCGGCCTGCGATTCGGGCGGGCCAAGTTCGCGTTCACCCCGCACGTCACGCTCTCGTTCTATCGCACGCTGGAGCCGTCGACGACTCGCGAGCTGCTCGCCCAGCGCATCGACGAGCCGGTGCAGATCACGCACATCCGGTGTTCGCTCACCAACGAGCCGATGCCGCCGCGCACGCTGCTGGAACTGTCGTTGGGTGGCGGGGACGGCGAGGGTGCGCGGGCTGCTTCGCCTACGGTCCGCCCAGTCCCTTCCTGA